A single window of Nomascus leucogenys isolate Asia chromosome 18, Asia_NLE_v1, whole genome shotgun sequence DNA harbors:
- the PLAU gene encoding urokinase-type plasminogen activator produces the protein MRALLARLLLCVLIVSDSKGSNELHQVPSNCDCLNGGTCVSNKYFSNIHWCNCPKKFGGQHCEIDKSKTCYEGNGHFYRGKASTDTMGRPCLAWNSATVLQQTYHAHRSDALQLGLGKHNYCRNPDNRRRPWCYVQVGLKPLVQECMVHDCTDGKKPSSPPEELQFQCGQKTLRPRFKIIGGEFTTIENQPWFAAIYRRHRGGSVTYVCGGSLISPCWVVSATHCFIDYPKKEDYIIYLGRSRLNSNTQGEMKFEVENLILHEDYSADTLAHHNDIALLKIRSKEGRCAQPSRTIQTICLPSMYNDPHFGTSCEITGFGKENSTDYLYPEQLKMTVVKLISHKECQQPHYYGSEVTTKMLCAADPQWKTDSCQGDSGGPLVCSIRGRMTLTGIVSWGRGCALKDKPGVYTRVSHFLPWIRSHTKEENGLAL, from the exons ATGAGAGCCCTGCTGGCGCGCCTGCTTCTCTGCGTCCTGATCGTGAGTGACTCCAAA GGCAGCAATGAACTTCATCAAGTTCCAT CGAACTGTGACTGTCTAAATGGAGGAACATGTGTGTCCAACAAGTACTTCTCCAACATTCACTGGTGCAACTGCCCAAAGAAATTCGGAGGGCAGCACTGTGAAATAG ATAAGTCAAAAACCTGCTATGAGGGGAATGGTCACTTTTACCGAGGAAAGGCCAGCACTGACACCATGGGCCGGCCCTGCCTGGCCTGGAACTCTGCCACTGTCCTTCAGCAAACCTACCATGCCCACAGATCTGATGCTCTTCAGCTGGGCCTGGGGAAACACAATTACTGCAG GAACCCAGACAACCGGAGGCGACCCTGGTGCTATGTGCAGGTTGGCCTAAAGCCGCTTGTCCAAGAGTGCATGGTACATGACTGCACAGATG GAAAAAAGCCCTCCTCTCCTCCAGAAGAATTACAGTTTCAGTGTGGCCAAAAGACTCTCAGGCCCCGCTTTAAGATTATTGGGGGAGAATTCACCACCATCGAGAACCAGCCCTGGTTTGCGGCCATCTACAGGAGGCACCGGGGGGGCTCTGTCACCTACGTGTGTGGAGGCAGCCTCATCAGCCCTTGCTGGGTGGTCAGCGCCACACACTGCTTCAT TGATTACCCAAAGAAGGAGGACTACATCATCTACCTGGGTCGCTCAAGGCTTAACTCCAACACACAAGGGGAGATGAAGTTTGAGGTGGAAAACCTCATCCTACACGAGGACTACAGCGCTGACACACTTGCTCACCACAACGACATTG ccttgctgaagATCCGTTCCAAGGAGGGCAGATGTGCGCAGCCATCCCGGACTATACAGACCATCTGCCTGCCCTCGATGTATAACGATCCCCATTTTGGCACAAGCTGTGAGATCACTGGCTTTGGAAAAGAGAATTCTA CCGACTATCTCTATCCGGAGCAGCTGAAAATGACTGTTGTGAAGCTGATTTCCCACAAGGAGTGTCAGCAGCCCCACTACTACGGCTCTGAAGTCACCACCAAAATGCTGTGTGCTGCCGACCCACAGTGGAAAACAGATTCCTGCCAG GGAGACTCAGGGGGACCCCTCGTCTGTTCCATCCGAGGCCGCATGACTTTGACTGGAATTGTGAGCTGGGGCCGTGGATGTGCCCTGAAGGACAAGCCAGGCGTCTACACGAGAGTCTCACACTTCTTGCCCTGGATCCGAAGTCACACCAAGGAAGAGAATGGCCTAGCCCTCTGA